The sequence AGTTGACGAGTTCTGAAGCCTTAAGGGAGGGAATATTGCAAaaattttagtgttttatGTAGGAGATTTGGAGGATAGAAACATTATGGGTAGTTTTACGTCACAGGAGCTGTTTCATGATCCTGACGACTCGCGGGTGATGTGTGTGAACATCAAAGGCGTCGAATTAGGCATAAAGCACGCGACGCCTATGATGATACCCAAAGCTACTGGCTGCATAATCTCGACTACTAGCGTGGCAGGCGTTTCAGAAGGAATGTGTCCACACACCTACACAACATCCAAACATGATATTGTCGGCCTCACTAAGAACACTGCCCACGAACTTGGCCGCTATGGTATANNNNNNNNNNNNNNNNNNNNNNNNNNNNNNNNNNNNNNNNNNNNNNNNNNNNNNNNNNNNNNNNNNNNNNNNNNNNNNNNNNNNNNNNNNNNNNNNNNNNNNNNNNNNNNNNNNNNNNNNNNNNNNNNNNNNNNNNNNNNNNNNNNNNNNNNNNNNNNNNNNNNNNNNNNNNNNNNNNNNNNNNNNNNNNNNNNNNNNNNNNNNNNNNNNNNNNNNNNNNNNNNNNNNNNNNNNNNNNNNNNNNNNNNNNNNNNNNNNNNNNNNNNNNNNNNNNNNNNNNNNNNNNNNNNNNNNNNNNNNNNNNNNNNNNNNNNNNNNNNNNNNNNNNNNNNNNNNNNNNNNNNNNNNNNNNNNNNNNNNNNNNNNNNNNNNNNNNNNNNNNNNNNNNNNNNNNNNNNNNNNNNNNNNNNNNNNNNNNNNNNNNNNNNNNNNNNNNNNNNNNNNNNNNNNNNNNNNNNNNNNNNNNNNNNNNNNNNNNNNNNNNNNNNNNNNNNNNNNNNNNNNNNNNNNNNNNNNNNNNNNNNNNNNNNNNNNNNNNNNNNNNNNNNNNNNNNNNNNNNNNNNNNNNNNNNNNNNNNNNNNNNNNNNNNNNNNNNNNNNNNNNNNNNNNNNNNNNNNNNNNNNNNNNNNNNNNNNNNNNNNNNNNNNNNNNNNNNNNNNNNNNNNNNNNNNNNNNNNNNNNNNNNNNNNNNNNNNNNNNNNNNNNNNNNNNNNNNNNNNNNNNNNNNNNNNNNNNNNNNNNNNNNNNNNNNNNNNNNNNNNNNNNNNNNNNNNNNNNNNNNNNNNNNNNNNNNNNNNNNNNNNNNNNNNNNNNNNNNNNNNNNNNNNNNNNNNNNNNNNNNNNNNNNNNNNNNNNNNNNNNNNNNNNNNNNNNNNNNNNNNNNNNNNNNNNNNNNNNNNNNNNNNNNNNNNNNNNNNNNNNNNNNNNNNNNNNNNNNNNNNNNNNNNNNNNNNNNNNNNNNNNNNNNNNNNNNNNNNNNNNNNNNNNNNNNNNNNNNNNNNNNNNNNNNNNNNNNNNNNNNNNNNNNNNNNNNNNNNNNNNNNNNNNNNNNNNNNNNNNNNNNNNNNNNNNNNNNNNNNNNNNNNNNNNNNNNNNNNNNNNNNNNNNNNNNNNNNNNNNNNNNNNNNNNNNNNNNNNNNNNNNNNNNNNNNNNNNNNNNNNNNNNNNNNNNNNNNNNNNNNNNNNNNNNNNNNNNNNNNNNNNNNNNNNNNNNNNNNNNNNNNNNNNNNNNNNNNNNNNNNNNNNNNNNNNNNNNNNNNNNNNNNNNNNNNNNNNNNNNNNNNNNNNNNNNNNNNNNNNNNNNNNNNNNNNNNNNNNNNNNNNNNNNNNNNNNNNNNNNNNNNNNNNNNNNNNNNNNNNNNNNNNNNNNNNNNNNNNNNNNNNNNNNNNNNNNNNNNNNNNNNNNNNNNNNNNNNNNNNNNNNNNNNNNNNNNNNNNNNNNNNNNNNNNNNNNNNNNNNNNNNNNNNNNNNNNNNNNNNNNNNNNNNNNNNNNNNNNNNNNNNNNNNNNNNNNNNNNNNNNNNNNNNNNNNNNNNNNNNNNNNNNNNNNNNNNNNNNNNNNNNNNNNNNNNNNNNNNNNNNNNNNNNNNNNNNNNNNNNNNNNNNNNNNNNNNNNNNNNNNNNNNNNNNNNNNNNNNNNNNNNNNNNNNNNNNNNNNNNNNNNNNNNNNNNNNNNNNNNNNNNNNNNNNNNNNNNNNNNNNNNNNNNNNNNNNNNNNNNNNNNNNNNNNNNNNNNNNNNNNNNNNNNNNNNNNNNNNNNNNNNNNNNNNNNNNNNNNNNNNNNNNNNNNNNNNNNNNNNNNNNNNNNNNNNNNNNNNNNNNNNNNNNNNNNNNNNNNNNNNNNNNNNNNNNNNNNNNNNNNNNNNNNNNNNNNNNNNNNNNNNNNNNNNNNNNNNNNNNNNNNNNNNNNNNNNNNNNNNNNNNNNNNNNNNNNNNNNNNNNNNNNNNNNNNNNNNNNNNNNNNNNNNNNNNNNNNNNNNNNNNNNNNNNNNNNNNNNNNNNNNNNNNNNNNNNNNNNNNNNNNNNNNNNNNNNNNNNNNNNNNNNNNNNNNNNNNNNNNNNNNNNNNNNNNNNNNNNNNNNNNNNNNNNNNNNNNNNNNNNNNNNNNNNNNNNNNNNNNNNNNNNNNNNNNNNNNNNNNNNNNNNNNNNNNNNNNNNNNNNNNNNNNNNNNNNNNNNNNNNNNNNNNNNNNNNNNNNNNNNNNNNNNNNNNNNNNNNNNNNNNNNNNNNNNNNNNNNNNNNNNNNNNNNNNNNNNNNNNNNNNNNNNNNNNNNNNNNNNNNNNNNNNNNNNNNNNNNNNNNNNNNNNNNNNNNNNNNNNNNNNNNNNNNNNNNNNNNNNNNNNNNNNNNNNNNNNNNNNNNNNNNNNNNNNNNNNNNNNNNNNNNNNNNNNNNNNNNNNNNNNNNNNNNNNNNNNNNNNNNNNNNNNNNNNNNNNNNNNNNNNNNNNNNNNNNNNNNNNNNNNNNNNNNNNNNNNNNNNNNNNNNNNNNNNNNNNNNNNNNNNNNNNNNNNNNNNNNNNNNNNNNNNNNNNNNNNNNNNNNNNNNNNNNNNNNNNNNNNNNNNNNNNNNNNNNNNNNNNNNNNNNNNNNNNNNNNNNNNNNNNNNNNNNNNNNNNNNNNNNNNNNNNNNNNNNNNNNNNNNNNNNNNNNNNNNNNNNNNNNNNNNNNNNNNNNNNNNNNNNNNNNNNNNNNNNNNNNNNNNNNNNNNNNNNNNNNNNNNNNNNNNNNNNNNNNNNNNNNNNNNNNNNNNNNNNNNNNNNNNNNNNNNNNNNNNNNNNNNNNNNNNNNNNNNNNNNNNNNNNNNNNNNNNNNNNNNNNNNNNNNNNNNNNNNNNNNNNNNNNNNNNNNNNNNNNNNNNNNNNNNNNNNNNNNNNNNNNNNNNNNNNNNNNNNNNNNNNNNNNNNNNNNNNNNNNNNNNNNNNNNNNNNNNNNNNNNNNNNNNNNNNNNNNNNNNNNNNNNNNNNNNNNNNNNNNNNNNNNNNNNNNNNNNNNNNNNNNNNNNNNNNNNNNNNNNNNNNNNNNNNNNNNNNNNNNNNNNNNNNNNNNNNNNNNNNNNNNNNNNNNNNNNNNNNNNNNNNNNNNNNNNNNNNNNNNNNNNNNNNNNNNNNNNNNNNNaaaaaaaaaaaaaaaaaaaaaaaaaaaaagaggccAATAATGATCGAAGAAAAGAGTTGGTTTATGGGATAGCCCTTTTTACGCTTCAaacctaaaaattaatttgttttgcCATACAAAAAAGTTTTTCAAGATTCTGTCTggttgtctctcccctctcaaCATCTTGTCTCTTCCCTCTCAACATCTCTTTGACAACTCAGTGAgtcttattttgaaaaattagtatcagagccaacttttatttcaacaaattggtatcagagtcgatAACGAATATGTTGGTCAAATGCCGCTACCACGATTAACGAAGACGAACTaagagaattggagcatccaaatgaaagctcttctcagttctcaagatgcatgggaggtggtcgaagaaggttttgAAGAACCGAAGGATACCATGGGTTATACGGCGGCACAAAATAAGGCGTTAAATGAATTATGATCAAATGAAAAGACAGCATTATACATGTTGTTCCGGGCTgttgacgagtcgggctttgagaagattgcaagggcaactacttcaaaaaaaaaagcgtgggacacttaaaaaaaaaggtcttCAAACTTTGCGTGATGAGTtagagagcatgaagatgaaggagtcagaaaatgtatctcaCTACATTACGTGCGTACAGACCGTGGCAAATAAACTAAATCGAaatggagaaatgttacccgagacgcaggttgtggagaagatcttgaggtcGTTAACCGACAACTTcaagaatgttgtatgtgcgatagaagagtcaaaggatCTAGCGAAGTTCACAGTGGATGAACTCGCCGGTTCTCTCGAGacacacgagcaacgtaagaaaaagaaggaggagacacTCGATCAATCCTTCAGACTAAGGCATCaataaaggatgaaaaggtactctactctcaaaatattcaaggtaGTGGTCGTGGAAGATGTGGGAATGGTCGTGGAAGTTGTGGGAATGGTCGTGGAAGTTGACGAGTTCTGAAGCCTTAAGGGAGGGAATGTTGCAAaaattttagtgttttatGTAGGAGATTTGGAggatagaaaaattatgggtaGTTTTACGTCACAGGAGCTGTTTCATGATCCCGACGACTCGCGGGTGATGTGTGTGAACGTCAAAGGCGTCGAATTAGGCATAAAGCACGCGGCGCCTGTGATGATACCCAGAGCTACCGACTGCATAATCTCGACTACTAGTGTGGCAGGCGTTTCAGAAGGAATGGGTCCACACACCTACACAACATCCAAACATAATATTGTTGGCCTCACTAAGAAGCCCACGAACTTGGCCGCCATGGTATACGTGTCAACTGCATTTTGCCATTCGGAGTTG is a genomic window of Cucurbita pepo subsp. pepo cultivar mu-cu-16 unplaced genomic scaffold, ASM280686v2 Cp4.1_scaffold001419, whole genome shotgun sequence containing:
- the LOC111786312 gene encoding short-chain dehydrogenase reductase 3a-like, which codes for MKMKESENVSHYITCVQTVANKLNRNGEMLPETQVVEKILRSLTDNFKNVVCAIEESKDLAKFTVDELAGSLETHEQLFYVGDLEDRKIMGSFTSQELFHDPDDSRVMCVNVKGVELGIKHAAPVMIPRATDCIISTTSVAGVSEGMGPHTYTTSKHNIVGLTKKPTNLAAMVYVSTAFCHSELPRRCS